One window of the Thermococcus sp. P6 genome contains the following:
- a CDS encoding DNA polymerase II large subunit: MVTSSPEMEAYFESLEREIDRAYELARKAREQGKDPSLEVEVPRATDMAGRVESLVGPKGVAERIRALVREYGKELAALKVVDEIIEGKFGDLGSKEKYAEQAVRTALAILTEGIVSAPLEGIADVKIKRNTWSDGSEYLALYYAGPIRSSGGTAQALSVLVGDYVRKKLGLDRFKPSEEHVERMVEEVDLYHRAVTRLQYHPEADEVRLAVRSIPIEITGEETDSVEVSHRDVPGVETNHLRGGAILVLAEGVLQKAKKLLKYIDKMGIDGWEWIKEFVEAKETGKGNEKPEPAENGEDNPVEVEKGFYYRLYERLRETVAPNKKYTKEIIGGRPLFADPSKNGGFRLRYGRSRVSGFATWSVNPATMIILDEFIAIGTQMKTERPGKGCIVTPATTIEGPVVKLDDGSVIRVDDYDTALRVRDRVREILYVGDALVNFGDFVENNQTLLPANYVEEWWIEELVKAIGDTYEVELRPFSENPREAVEEAAEYLELDPDLLEALLRDPLRVRPDVEVAIHLSTVLGIPLHPRYTLYWNTLKPEEVENLQKALLNASIEWDEYRGNRFARKVTLENDPEIKRHLELLGLPHRMERKGELIVIDYPWSAALLTPLGNLEWNFQAKPFFTVIDIINERNKIKLRDRGISWIGARMGRPEKAKERRMKPPVQVLFPIGLAGGPGRDIKKAAEEGRVASVEVAFFKCPKCGHTGPEHICPNCGVRKELLWHCPRCNVDYTESEAEGFDFRCPKCGSELKPYGRRTIKPSELLRAAMENVGVYGIDRLKGVMGMTSGYKIAEPLEKGLLRAKNDVYVFKDGTIRFDATDAPITHFRPREIGVSVEKLRELGYTHDFEGKPLESEDQILELRVQDVILPREAGIYLLKVSRFIDDLLEKFYGLPRFYNAEKMEDLIGHLVIGLAPHTSAGIVGRIIGFSDVLVGYAHPYYHAAKRRNCDGDEDSVMLLLDALLNFSRFYLPEKRGGKMDAPLVITTRLDPREVDSEVHNVDVVRYYPLEFYKATYELKSPKEVKFIERVEDRLGRPEMYEGLKFTHDTDDIALGPRMSLYKQLGDMEDKVERQLALAERIRAVDENRVAETIINSHIIPDLRGNLRSFTRQEFRCVKCNTKYRHPPLTGKCPKCGGKIVLTVSKGAIEKYLSTAKMLVTRYDVLDYTRQRICLTEKDIKSLFENIFPERQMTLVGFSADVCERMIQERTGRSKGRNGYLDELRERGETTGRKPAERPKPSEGLRNAVANEKRVAKKKRAISLDEFFGP; encoded by the coding sequence ATGGTAACCAGTTCCCCGGAGATGGAGGCTTACTTCGAATCCCTTGAGAGGGAGATAGACAGGGCTTACGAGCTCGCCAGGAAGGCCCGGGAGCAGGGAAAGGATCCAAGCCTCGAGGTCGAAGTCCCCCGGGCAACGGATATGGCGGGCCGTGTTGAGAGCCTCGTTGGGCCGAAGGGCGTCGCGGAGAGAATAAGGGCGCTCGTCAGGGAGTACGGCAAGGAACTGGCGGCCCTCAAGGTCGTTGACGAGATCATCGAGGGTAAGTTCGGCGACCTCGGGAGCAAGGAGAAGTACGCGGAGCAGGCCGTTAGAACGGCTCTGGCCATCCTCACGGAGGGAATAGTCTCGGCTCCACTGGAGGGCATAGCCGACGTTAAAATCAAGCGGAACACGTGGAGCGACGGTTCCGAGTATCTGGCTCTCTACTACGCCGGCCCGATAAGGAGCTCCGGTGGAACGGCTCAGGCGCTCAGCGTTCTCGTTGGCGATTACGTCAGGAAAAAACTCGGTCTCGACCGCTTTAAACCCTCTGAAGAGCACGTGGAGAGGATGGTCGAGGAGGTGGACCTGTACCACAGGGCCGTTACCCGTTTACAGTATCACCCGGAGGCGGATGAGGTAAGGCTCGCCGTGAGGAGCATCCCGATAGAGATAACCGGTGAGGAGACGGACAGCGTTGAGGTTTCCCACAGGGACGTCCCCGGCGTTGAGACCAACCACCTCCGCGGGGGTGCAATACTCGTTCTGGCCGAGGGAGTGCTCCAGAAGGCCAAGAAGCTCCTCAAGTACATAGACAAGATGGGAATCGATGGCTGGGAATGGATAAAGGAGTTCGTTGAGGCAAAGGAAACCGGTAAGGGCAACGAAAAACCGGAGCCGGCTGAAAACGGTGAGGATAACCCTGTGGAAGTCGAGAAGGGGTTCTACTACAGGCTTTACGAGCGCCTCCGGGAGACCGTAGCGCCAAACAAGAAGTACACCAAGGAGATCATCGGTGGAAGGCCCCTGTTCGCCGACCCCTCGAAGAACGGGGGCTTCAGGCTCCGATACGGTCGCTCCCGCGTCAGCGGTTTCGCCACGTGGAGCGTGAACCCGGCCACCATGATAATCCTAGATGAGTTCATAGCCATAGGCACGCAGATGAAGACTGAAAGGCCGGGCAAGGGGTGCATCGTCACCCCCGCGACGACCATCGAGGGCCCGGTGGTTAAACTCGACGATGGAAGCGTCATAAGGGTGGACGATTACGATACCGCCCTCAGGGTGAGGGACCGGGTGAGGGAGATACTCTACGTTGGAGACGCCCTCGTGAACTTCGGCGACTTCGTTGAGAACAACCAGACCCTCTTACCGGCCAACTACGTCGAGGAGTGGTGGATTGAAGAGCTCGTGAAGGCCATAGGAGACACCTACGAGGTTGAGCTCAGGCCCTTCTCCGAAAACCCGCGCGAGGCCGTGGAGGAGGCTGCGGAGTACCTCGAGCTCGATCCGGACCTTCTCGAAGCCCTCCTGAGGGATCCCCTCAGGGTCAGACCGGACGTTGAGGTCGCCATCCACCTCTCGACGGTTCTTGGGATACCCCTGCATCCCCGCTACACCCTCTACTGGAACACCCTCAAACCGGAGGAAGTGGAGAATCTCCAGAAGGCCCTGCTCAACGCCAGTATCGAGTGGGACGAGTACAGGGGAAACCGCTTCGCGAGGAAGGTTACCCTTGAGAACGACCCCGAGATCAAGCGCCACCTCGAACTCCTCGGCCTTCCCCACAGAATGGAGCGGAAGGGTGAGCTCATAGTCATCGATTACCCGTGGAGTGCGGCCCTGCTCACGCCCCTCGGCAACCTCGAGTGGAACTTCCAAGCCAAGCCCTTCTTCACGGTCATAGACATCATCAACGAGAGGAACAAGATAAAGCTCAGGGACAGGGGGATAAGCTGGATAGGGGCCAGAATGGGCAGGCCGGAGAAGGCCAAGGAGAGGAGGATGAAACCACCGGTTCAGGTTCTCTTCCCGATAGGTCTGGCCGGTGGCCCGGGCAGGGACATCAAGAAGGCGGCCGAGGAGGGCAGGGTAGCGAGCGTTGAGGTGGCCTTCTTCAAATGTCCAAAATGCGGTCACACGGGGCCCGAGCACATCTGTCCGAACTGCGGCGTTAGAAAGGAACTCCTCTGGCACTGCCCGAGGTGCAACGTTGATTACACGGAAAGCGAGGCTGAGGGCTTTGATTTCCGCTGTCCGAAGTGTGGCTCCGAGTTAAAGCCATACGGGAGGAGAACCATAAAGCCCTCGGAGCTGCTCCGTGCGGCCATGGAGAACGTCGGGGTTTACGGAATAGACAGGCTCAAGGGCGTTATGGGAATGACCTCGGGCTACAAGATCGCCGAACCCCTTGAGAAGGGCCTCCTCCGTGCCAAAAACGACGTTTACGTCTTCAAGGACGGTACCATCCGCTTCGACGCCACGGATGCACCCATAACCCATTTCCGCCCGAGGGAGATCGGGGTGAGCGTTGAAAAGCTGCGGGAGCTCGGCTACACCCACGACTTCGAGGGAAAGCCCCTCGAAAGTGAGGACCAGATACTCGAGCTCAGGGTTCAGGATGTCATACTTCCCCGCGAGGCTGGCATATACCTCCTGAAGGTGTCCCGGTTCATCGATGACCTCCTCGAGAAGTTCTACGGACTCCCCCGGTTCTACAACGCCGAGAAGATGGAGGATCTGATCGGCCACCTCGTCATCGGACTGGCTCCCCATACCTCCGCTGGTATCGTGGGCAGGATAATCGGCTTTTCGGACGTCCTCGTGGGTTACGCACACCCCTACTACCACGCGGCCAAGAGGAGGAACTGCGACGGTGACGAGGACAGTGTAATGCTCCTCCTCGATGCCCTCCTCAACTTTTCCCGTTTCTACCTTCCGGAGAAACGCGGTGGAAAGATGGACGCTCCGCTCGTCATCACCACGCGTCTGGACCCGAGGGAAGTTGACAGCGAGGTCCACAACGTGGACGTGGTTCGCTATTATCCCCTCGAGTTCTACAAAGCCACTTACGAGCTCAAATCACCGAAGGAGGTTAAGTTCATCGAGCGGGTTGAGGACAGACTCGGCAGGCCGGAGATGTACGAGGGGCTGAAGTTCACCCACGATACCGACGACATCGCCCTCGGTCCGAGGATGAGCCTCTACAAACAGCTCGGGGATATGGAGGACAAGGTGGAGAGGCAGCTCGCCCTGGCCGAGAGGATAAGGGCCGTTGATGAGAATCGCGTGGCTGAGACGATAATAAACTCCCACATAATCCCGGACCTGAGGGGTAACCTGAGGAGCTTCACCCGCCAGGAGTTCAGGTGCGTGAAGTGCAACACCAAGTACAGACACCCGCCCCTGACCGGGAAGTGTCCAAAGTGCGGGGGCAAGATAGTGCTAACGGTCAGCAAGGGGGCGATAGAGAAGTACCTTTCAACGGCCAAGATGCTCGTCACGAGGTACGACGTTCTGGACTACACCCGGCAGAGGATATGCCTCACCGAGAAGGACATAAAGTCCCTCTTCGAGAACATCTTCCCCGAGAGGCAGATGACCCTCGTGGGATTCTCAGCCGACGTGTGCGAGAGGATGATCCAGGAGAGGACCGGCAGGTCGAAGGGCAGGAACGGCTACCTGGATGAGCTCAGGGAACGGGGGGAAACAACCGGGCGTAAGCCTGCTGAGAGGCCGAAGCCCTCCGAGGGTTTAAGAAACGCCGTCGCGAATGAAAAGAGGGTGGCCAAAAAGAAGAGGGCCATAAGCCTCGACGAGTTCTTCGGTCCCTAA
- a CDS encoding DNA-directed DNA polymerase II small subunit, producing the protein MGLIEDLMANNYLITPSAYYLLTDSYGKDFTLAELIKFAKARGTFVIDHPLAKDFLAERGLLPVEVPSGGGPSLDEYLPRNQAPPEEVREEGPGSDDSDLYVAASEEQNVELPSPENTLEGSISTGTPPENSQKTPENSQLEEFKEGSSGGESYISTGTPGDDVQTGTVAAPGPELESAEDSPTGNGYANDEGRGGTYDEYGVPVVYEEEIAEEGKSYSVYSDFKVSPKEGFHYRAREIPEDYEIVFDVKNLKFTPPKAKSASGKEGDLIIKTYSRYFRSRLTKMRRIFRENPEIGGVIDIGKLGYVRDEEVTIIGLVNQKRETAKGFMFEVEDRTGVVRVFINRNNEESKKFFQIMPDSVVGFRGRYSSRGIFFANRIYLPDVPKFRKKKPPLEEKVYAILLSDVHVGSNKFCEKAFMRFLEWLNGDVNNPEEEELVSRIKYMVLAGDVVDGVGIYPGQYNELAIPDIFDQYEALANLLSNVPDHITMFIGPGNHDAARPALPQPGFYEEYAKPLLKLKNAVVISNPAVIRLHGRDFLIAHGRGIEDVVNIIPNRSHHRPAEAMVDLLKLRHLAPTFGERVPIAPDPEDTLVIESVPDLFQSGHVHVMEYKIYNDVFLINTGTWQAQTEFQKMVNIVPTPARVPVVDVETARLRAVIRFDEYCEGV; encoded by the coding sequence ATGGGCCTGATAGAGGATCTGATGGCCAACAACTACCTGATCACTCCCTCGGCCTACTACCTCCTTACCGACTCGTACGGGAAGGATTTCACGCTGGCCGAGTTGATAAAGTTCGCGAAGGCAAGGGGAACGTTCGTGATTGATCATCCCTTAGCTAAGGACTTTCTGGCGGAGAGGGGCCTTCTTCCAGTGGAAGTCCCCTCCGGTGGGGGACCTTCGCTCGATGAATACCTTCCCCGGAATCAGGCCCCTCCCGAGGAAGTCCGGGAAGAGGGCCCCGGTTCGGACGATTCCGATCTTTACGTGGCCGCCTCGGAAGAACAAAACGTTGAACTTCCTTCTCCTGAGAACACGCTCGAAGGTTCTATTTCCACTGGAACCCCCCCTGAAAACAGTCAGAAAACGCCCGAAAATTCCCAATTGGAGGAATTTAAAGAGGGCTCCTCAGGGGGGGAGAGTTATATTTCCACTGGAACTCCCGGTGATGACGTCCAGACCGGCACCGTAGCGGCGCCTGGTCCGGAGCTGGAGAGTGCGGAGGATTCCCCCACCGGGAACGGTTACGCGAACGATGAAGGAAGGGGAGGTACCTACGACGAGTATGGCGTTCCAGTGGTCTATGAAGAGGAAATCGCGGAAGAAGGGAAGAGTTACTCGGTTTACTCCGATTTTAAGGTCTCTCCAAAGGAGGGGTTCCACTACAGGGCGAGGGAGATCCCGGAAGATTATGAAATAGTCTTTGACGTGAAGAACCTTAAGTTCACCCCCCCGAAGGCTAAAAGCGCCTCCGGGAAAGAGGGAGACCTCATAATCAAAACCTACTCCCGGTACTTCCGCAGCAGGCTCACGAAGATGCGCAGAATTTTCCGGGAGAACCCCGAGATCGGCGGGGTGATAGACATAGGCAAGCTGGGTTACGTGAGGGACGAGGAGGTAACGATAATCGGTCTCGTGAATCAGAAGAGGGAGACTGCGAAGGGCTTCATGTTCGAGGTGGAGGACAGGACGGGCGTTGTCAGGGTATTCATCAACAGGAACAACGAGGAGAGCAAGAAGTTCTTCCAGATAATGCCCGATTCGGTCGTGGGCTTCAGGGGGCGTTACTCCAGCAGGGGGATATTCTTTGCAAACAGGATATACCTCCCGGACGTTCCGAAGTTCAGGAAAAAGAAGCCACCGCTCGAGGAGAAGGTCTATGCCATCCTTCTCAGCGACGTCCACGTTGGGAGCAATAAGTTCTGCGAGAAGGCCTTCATGCGCTTTCTTGAATGGTTGAACGGCGACGTTAACAACCCCGAGGAAGAGGAGCTCGTGAGCAGGATAAAGTACATGGTACTGGCCGGGGACGTTGTGGACGGCGTCGGGATCTATCCGGGTCAGTACAACGAGCTCGCCATTCCTGATATCTTCGACCAGTACGAGGCGCTGGCCAACCTCCTTTCAAACGTGCCCGACCACATAACGATGTTCATCGGCCCGGGCAACCACGATGCCGCGAGGCCCGCCCTTCCCCAGCCAGGCTTTTACGAAGAGTACGCCAAGCCTCTCCTGAAGCTGAAAAACGCGGTTGTGATAAGCAACCCCGCGGTGATAAGGCTCCACGGCAGGGACTTCCTGATAGCCCACGGGAGGGGCATAGAGGACGTGGTCAACATCATCCCCAACAGGAGCCACCACAGGCCCGCCGAGGCGATGGTTGACCTCCTCAAGCTCCGCCATCTGGCCCCCACCTTCGGTGAGAGGGTCCCCATAGCACCCGATCCAGAGGACACTCTCGTTATAGAGTCCGTTCCGGACCTCTTCCAGAGCGGTCACGTTCACGTTATGGAGTATAAAATTTACAACGACGTCTTCCTGATAAATACCGGCACGTGGCAGGCCCAGACGGAGTTTCAGAAGATGGTCAACATCGTTCCCACCCCCGCGAGGGTTCCGGTGGTGGACGTTGAAACGGCCAGGCTAAGGGCCGTTATAAGGTTCGATGAGTACTGTGAGGGAGTGTGA